From Solanum stenotomum isolate F172 unplaced genomic scaffold, ASM1918654v1 scaffold21510, whole genome shotgun sequence, the proteins below share one genomic window:
- the LOC125851006 gene encoding uncharacterized protein LOC125851006 yields the protein MGINMAIDLGVQELIVLGDSYILIRQAQGEWKTRDLKFLSYKQCVEDLRIFFRSIEFRYIPRFHNELVDVLATLFSMLPYPGNTCITPLKIQVRYQRGYCNTVKAESNGEPWYLDIKNFLQIGKCPEHANRSQKRIIRRLANGFFFSGEILYKRTPDLN from the coding sequence ATGGGTATAAATATGGCAATTGATTTGGGTGTTCAAGAATTGATTGTGTTGGGAGATTCTTATATACTTATTCGACAAGCTCAAGGTGAATGGAAAACTCGAGACCTCAAGTTTCTTTCATACAAACAATGTGTGGAAGatcttagaattttttttagatccATCGAGTTTAGATACATCCCCAGGTTTCATAATGAATTGGTAGATGTCTTGGCTACTTTGTTCTCAATGCTTCCATATCCTGGAAACACTTGCATCACTCCCTTGAAGATTCAAGTTCGGTACCAACGTGGCTATTGTAACACAGTGAAGGCAGAATCGAATGGTGAACCATGGTACCTAGACATCAAGAATTTCTTGCAGATAGGGAAATGTCCCGAACATGCCAATAGAAgccaaaaaagaattattagacGTCTGGCCAATGGTTTCTTTTTTAGCGGggaaattttatataaaagaaCCCCGGATCTGAACTAG
- the LOC125851007 gene encoding uncharacterized protein LOC125851007 yields the protein MERDCFRLVKKCHQCQIHSDLIHSPPSELHLMATPWPFVAWGMDVIGPIEPKASNGHRFILVAIGCFTKWVEEITFKAVTKKEVMDFVHSNIIYHFGISRIIITDNAANLNNNLMKEVIEQFKIVHHNSTSYGPKANKTVEAANKNIKKILRRMVQVRLANGQDRINRTGYTGTGPRYRISLPEPGLTGIGFTGNFQMFRPVP from the coding sequence ATGGAACGGGATTGCTTTCGCTTAGTCAAAAAATGTCATCAGTGCCAAATTCACAGTGACCTAATTCATTCACCTCCTTCAGAGTTGCACCTCATGGCCACTCCTTGGCCCTTTGTTGCATGGGGAATGGATGTCATTGGACCAATTGAGCCTAAAGCTTCTAATGGACATCGATTCATTTTGGTCGCAATTGGTTGCTTTACCAAATGGGTGGAGGAAATCACTTTCAAAGCAGTCACTAAGAAGGAGGTCATGGATTTTGTCCATTCAAACATCATTTATCATTTTGGTATTTCAAGAATCATAATCACAGATAACGCTGCAAACCTTAATAACAATTTGATGAAAGAAGTAATTGAGCAATTCAAAATTGTGCATCACAATTCTACTTCATACGGACCGAAAGCCAACAAAACTGTGGAGGCtgccaacaagaatatcaaaaagATTCTCAGGAGGATGGTTCAAGTAAGGCTGGCAAACGGACAGGACCGGATCAACAGGACCGGTTATACCGGAACCGGTCCTCGTTACCGGATTTCGTTACCGGAACCGGGTCTTACCGGAATCGGTTTTACCGGAAATTTCCAAATGTTCCGTCCGGTCCCTTAG